The following proteins are co-located in the Aggregatibacter aphrophilus ATCC 33389 genome:
- the xseA gene encoding exodeoxyribonuclease VII large subunit: MKSTGNIYSVSQLNQSVRLMLENQLGPVWLTGEISNFSQPVSGHWYLSLKDENAQVRCAMFRMKNMRVGFRPTNGMQVLVHANVTLYEPRGDYQLIIESMHLAGEGLLMQQFEALKLKLATEGLFAQHLKKNLPHFSKAVGIITSKTGAALQDILHILQRRDPSLQIVIYPTAVQGKDAAVEIAQMIELANRRQEVDVLIVGRGGGSLEDLWCFNEEIVARAIFHSNLPVISAVGHETDVTIADFVADLRAPTPSAAAELVRRNQTELLQQLQYHRQRIEIALDRLFVEKQQILRHLSLRLQNQHPQAQLRIQQQLITQLSHRLQQSLRHHCQKTSENLTTLSTRLYKNPLPLRIQQHEQQLSQLKVRLNSQMNLTLGLQQKQLAHLCGKLDSLSPLKVLARGYSITQNQQNLTIRSIKEVNVGEQIRTRLADGEIISQISRLEKT, from the coding sequence ATGAAGTCGACTGGTAATATTTATTCTGTCAGCCAACTCAATCAATCCGTGCGATTAATGTTGGAAAATCAACTGGGGCCTGTTTGGCTGACCGGTGAAATTTCCAACTTTAGCCAACCGGTTTCCGGTCACTGGTATTTAAGTCTAAAAGACGAAAACGCCCAAGTGCGTTGCGCCATGTTTCGTATGAAAAATATGCGTGTGGGATTTCGTCCGACCAACGGAATGCAAGTGTTGGTGCATGCCAATGTAACGTTGTATGAGCCTCGCGGTGATTATCAACTGATTATTGAAAGCATGCACTTGGCCGGTGAAGGTTTATTAATGCAGCAATTTGAAGCATTAAAATTGAAGCTGGCGACAGAAGGGTTATTTGCACAACATCTCAAAAAAAACCTACCGCACTTTAGTAAAGCGGTAGGTATTATCACGTCAAAAACCGGGGCGGCATTGCAGGATATTTTACATATTTTGCAACGTCGTGATCCGAGTCTTCAGATTGTTATTTATCCAACGGCCGTACAAGGCAAAGATGCGGCGGTCGAAATCGCGCAGATGATCGAATTGGCCAATCGGCGCCAAGAAGTAGATGTACTGATCGTTGGCCGTGGCGGAGGTTCATTGGAAGATTTATGGTGTTTCAATGAAGAAATTGTGGCTCGTGCTATTTTTCATTCTAATCTTCCGGTGATTAGCGCCGTAGGGCATGAAACCGATGTCACCATTGCGGATTTTGTTGCCGATTTACGTGCTCCAACCCCCTCTGCCGCGGCAGAATTGGTTCGTCGGAATCAAACGGAATTACTGCAACAGCTTCAATATCACCGACAACGTATCGAAATTGCGTTGGATCGTCTATTTGTGGAGAAACAACAGATACTACGGCATCTGTCTTTGCGCTTGCAAAATCAACATCCTCAGGCACAACTCCGCATTCAGCAACAGCTAATCACACAGTTAAGCCATCGATTGCAACAAAGCTTACGTCATCATTGCCAAAAAACATCGGAAAATCTGACCACACTTTCGACGCGGTTGTATAAAAACCCGCTACCATTACGTATACAACAACACGAACAACAACTCTCTCAGCTAAAAGTGCGGTTAAATTCCCAAATGAATTTAACCCTAGGTCTTCAACAAAAACAGTTAGCACATCTGTGTGGTAAGTTGGATAGTTTAAGCCCGTTAAAAGTTTTAGCACGTGGCTACTCTATTACACAAAACCAACAAAATTTGACGATTCGTTCGATCAAAGAAGTGAATGTTGGTGAGCAAATCAGAACCCGATTGGCCGACGGGGAAATTATCAGCCAAATCAGTCGATTAGAGAAAACATAA
- the rapZ gene encoding RNase adapter RapZ: protein MEIIIISGRSGGGKSVALRALEDMGYYCVDNLPLDLLPKLIEILSVNQSAVAISLDIRNLPTSPQVLENTINDIQQQHNVKIIFLDANNSTLVRRYSDSRRLHPLSTKDLSLESAIEEETKHLEPLIQQANLIIDTGSLSTHELAEHLREFLRGHSDTELKIVVESFGFKYGIPLDADYVFDVRFLPNPHWNHALRPMTGLDEPVAEFLNKHNDVHQFIYLTRSYIETWLPLLEQNNRSYLTIAIGCTGGKHRSVYIAEQLGRYFQDKGKNVKILHRSLEKHKK from the coding sequence ATGGAAATTATCATCATTAGTGGTCGTTCGGGCGGAGGTAAATCCGTAGCGTTAAGAGCGTTAGAAGATATGGGTTATTATTGCGTAGATAATTTGCCATTGGATTTACTACCGAAACTGATTGAAATTCTGTCTGTTAACCAGTCGGCCGTGGCGATTAGTTTGGATATTCGCAATTTACCCACTTCTCCACAAGTATTGGAAAATACTATTAACGATATTCAGCAACAGCACAATGTCAAAATTATTTTCTTAGATGCCAATAACAGCACCTTAGTTCGCCGCTACAGTGATTCCCGTCGCTTGCATCCGCTTTCCACCAAAGATCTTTCTCTTGAATCCGCCATTGAAGAAGAAACAAAGCATCTTGAACCTTTGATTCAACAAGCCAATTTGATTATTGATACGGGCTCTTTATCTACCCATGAATTAGCGGAACATTTGCGCGAGTTTTTGCGTGGCCACTCTGACACTGAGTTGAAGATTGTGGTGGAGTCTTTCGGTTTTAAATATGGTATTCCGCTTGATGCGGACTATGTGTTTGATGTTCGCTTCTTACCGAATCCGCATTGGAACCACGCTTTGCGTCCTATGACAGGCTTAGATGAACCGGTCGCAGAATTTTTAAATAAACATAATGACGTACATCAGTTTATTTATTTAACCCGTTCTTATATTGAAACTTGGTTGCCTTTGCTAGAACAAAACAATCGTAGCTATTTAACGATTGCTATTGGGTGTACCGGTGGCAAGCATCGCTCAGTTTATATTGCCGAACAGTTGGGAAGATATTTCCAAGATAAAGGCAAAAACGTTAAAATTTTACACCGCTCTTTAGAAAAACATAAAAAATAA
- the ptsN gene encoding PTS IIA-like nitrogen regulatory protein PtsN, whose translation MKFTELLTPQTIRQGMISSSKKRVFESIARIVEEQLQMENGEQCCFDCLFNREKLGNSGLGGGVAMPKDRLPQGTKSVGVFIQLETPIDYDAADKRDVDLIFAVLIPENMCGDYVRCLPTLAEHLTDKSLCKQLRAAKSADEIWQIFLHYDQCEVVQVEPAETETSISMQGGSEE comes from the coding sequence ATGAAATTTACCGAATTATTAACACCTCAGACCATTCGCCAGGGAATGATTTCTTCTAGCAAAAAACGCGTGTTTGAATCTATTGCGCGTATTGTGGAAGAACAACTGCAAATGGAAAATGGGGAACAATGCTGTTTTGATTGTTTATTTAACCGTGAAAAATTAGGCAACTCCGGTTTAGGCGGTGGCGTAGCGATGCCAAAAGATCGCTTGCCACAAGGTACAAAATCCGTTGGTGTATTTATTCAATTGGAAACTCCCATTGATTACGATGCTGCTGATAAACGGGATGTTGATTTGATTTTTGCAGTATTGATTCCTGAAAATATGTGTGGCGACTATGTGCGCTGTCTTCCGACATTAGCTGAACATTTAACGGATAAATCATTGTGTAAGCAATTGCGTGCTGCCAAAAGTGCGGATGAAATTTGGCAAATTTTTTTGCATTATGATCAATGCGAGGTTGTGCAGGTAGAACCGGCAGAGACAGAGACGTCAATATCAATGCAGGGCGGTTCGGAAGAATAA
- the lptB gene encoding LPS export ABC transporter ATP-binding protein, giving the protein MAILYAENLAKSYKKRQVVSDVSLTVNSGEIVGLLGPNGAGKTTTFYMVVGLVNHDQGKIRIDDEDISLLPMHNRAQKGVGYLPQEASIFRRLSVYENLMAVLEIRKDLTALQRRERADELIDEFNIGHIRDNLGQSLSGGERRRVEIARALAANPKFILLDEPFAGVDPISVIDIKKIIKDLRDRGLGVLITDHNVRETLDVCERAYIVSSGKMIATGTPTEIMNNKLVKDVYLGADFQL; this is encoded by the coding sequence ATGGCGATTCTGTATGCTGAAAATTTAGCGAAAAGCTATAAAAAACGCCAAGTGGTTTCTGATGTTAGTTTAACCGTAAATTCCGGTGAAATTGTCGGTTTGCTTGGGCCTAATGGGGCCGGAAAAACGACGACTTTCTATATGGTCGTTGGCTTGGTGAATCATGATCAAGGCAAAATTCGAATTGACGATGAGGACATTAGTTTGTTGCCAATGCATAATCGAGCACAAAAAGGCGTGGGCTATTTGCCACAAGAGGCGTCTATTTTTCGTCGCTTAAGCGTGTATGAAAATTTAATGGCTGTATTAGAAATACGGAAAGATTTGACCGCACTTCAACGTCGCGAGCGTGCAGATGAGTTGATTGATGAGTTCAATATTGGTCATATTCGAGACAATTTGGGCCAATCATTATCCGGTGGTGAACGTCGTCGTGTGGAAATCGCTCGTGCATTGGCTGCGAATCCGAAGTTTATTTTATTGGACGAACCTTTTGCTGGCGTCGACCCTATTTCGGTGATTGATATTAAGAAAATTATCAAAGACTTGCGCGATCGTGGTTTGGGTGTGCTGATCACCGATCACAATGTGCGGGAGACGCTGGATGTATGTGAACGCGCTTATATTGTGAGTTCCGGTAAAATGATTGCCACAGGAACGCCAACCGAAATTATGAATAACAAATTGGTAAAAGACGTATATTTAGGTGCCGATTTCCAACTGTAG
- the lptA gene encoding lipopolysaccharide transport periplasmic protein LptA, whose product MKSVSSKILLVSAVTFMSLSALALKDDTNQPINIVSDNQSLDMSNRVVTFTDNVVITQGSIVVKANKVIITRPEENSKKKDTVEAFGNPVTFHQMMDDGKPVDGKANKVFYDLGTEFLTLTGNAELKQLDSKINGNVITYDVKKQQLKANGSSGSRVKTVLIPSQLNDAKGKK is encoded by the coding sequence ATGAAATCAGTAAGCAGTAAAATTCTTCTTGTTTCTGCAGTAACTTTTATGTCCCTATCTGCATTGGCGTTGAAAGACGATACCAATCAACCTATTAACATCGTGTCCGACAATCAATCTTTGGATATGAGCAACCGCGTGGTGACGTTTACCGATAACGTAGTGATTACACAAGGTTCCATCGTGGTAAAAGCGAATAAAGTTATCATCACCCGCCCAGAGGAGAACTCGAAGAAAAAAGATACTGTTGAGGCCTTTGGTAATCCGGTAACTTTCCATCAAATGATGGATGACGGCAAACCGGTGGATGGCAAAGCCAATAAAGTATTTTACGATTTGGGCACGGAGTTTTTAACCTTAACCGGCAATGCGGAATTAAAGCAATTAGATAGCAAAATCAATGGTAATGTCATTACTTATGATGTGAAGAAACAACAGTTGAAAGCAAATGGCTCTTCCGGCTCCCGCGTGAAAACCGTATTAATTCCAAGTCAATTAAATGATGCCAAAGGCAAGAAATAG
- the lptC gene encoding LPS export ABC transporter periplasmic protein LptC, with translation MNIRWTVILSVIALGLLAWFYSLNQEDEGLNGLIKKADSPEYIGQKMNTTVYSPTGKKQYLATSEKVEHYTSDGHTDFQKPKVRLLDLEIQNSGSTDKESWELSADKAKLTKDNMLYLDGNVVAQSLSPLSRLQRIETESAVVNLTTQDIRSDKMVKLNGQNFSSTGLKLTGNLQQQVANLKEQVKTHYEISKQ, from the coding sequence ATGAATATTCGTTGGACTGTTATTTTATCGGTAATTGCGCTGGGTTTATTGGCTTGGTTTTATAGTTTGAATCAAGAAGATGAAGGCTTGAATGGGTTAATTAAAAAAGCGGATAGTCCAGAATATATTGGGCAAAAAATGAATACCACTGTGTATTCTCCCACTGGTAAAAAGCAATATTTAGCTACTTCCGAAAAAGTGGAGCATTATACTTCCGACGGGCATACCGACTTCCAAAAGCCCAAAGTGCGGTTGTTAGATCTTGAAATTCAAAATTCTGGTTCGACAGATAAAGAAAGTTGGGAATTAAGCGCTGATAAAGCAAAACTAACTAAAGATAATATGTTGTATTTAGACGGTAATGTGGTGGCACAAAGTCTCTCTCCGTTATCCCGTTTGCAACGTATTGAGACCGAAAGTGCGGTGGTGAATTTAACAACACAAGATATTCGTTCGGACAAAATGGTGAAGCTAAATGGGCAGAATTTTAGTTCGACAGGTTTAAAATTAACGGGTAATTTGCAACAGCAAGTAGCTAATTTAAAAGAACAGGTGAAAACGCATTATGAAATCAGTAAGCAGTAA
- the mlaF gene encoding phospholipid ABC transporter ATP-binding protein MlaF → MNESLIEVKHLTFKRGDRIIYNDLNLRVPKGKITAIMGPSGIGKTTLLKLIGGQLMPTEGEILLDGQDICKLSNRELYEVRKRMGMLFQSGALFTDISTFDNVAFAIREHTNLPPSLIRKIVLMKLEAVGLRGAADLMPSELSGGMARRAALARAIALDPDLMMFDEPFAGQDPISMGVILSLIKRLNEALNLTSIVVSHDVQEVLSIADYAYIIADKHVIAEGTSEQLLASQDPQVTQFLQGQADGPVHFHYPVQNYLEELFKC, encoded by the coding sequence ATGAACGAATCTTTAATTGAAGTTAAACACCTGACATTTAAGCGTGGTGATCGAATTATTTATAACGATCTCAACCTGCGCGTTCCAAAAGGCAAAATCACCGCCATTATGGGACCCTCCGGAATTGGTAAAACCACGCTCTTAAAACTTATTGGTGGACAACTTATGCCGACTGAGGGCGAAATTCTTCTCGATGGGCAAGACATTTGCAAACTATCGAATCGCGAACTTTATGAAGTACGCAAACGCATGGGAATGTTATTCCAATCCGGTGCATTATTTACGGATATTTCTACCTTCGATAACGTAGCATTTGCCATCCGAGAGCACACTAATTTGCCGCCGTCATTAATCCGCAAAATCGTATTAATGAAACTAGAGGCCGTTGGTTTACGTGGTGCAGCAGACTTAATGCCCTCCGAACTTTCCGGCGGGATGGCGCGGCGTGCAGCACTGGCCCGCGCGATTGCCCTAGACCCTGATTTAATGATGTTCGATGAACCTTTCGCTGGTCAAGATCCTATTAGTATGGGCGTCATTCTCAGCCTAATCAAACGCTTAAACGAAGCATTGAATCTCACTTCTATCGTGGTTTCACATGATGTGCAAGAAGTGTTAAGTATTGCAGATTATGCTTATATTATCGCGGATAAACACGTCATCGCCGAAGGCACCTCGGAGCAGCTTTTAGCAAGCCAAGATCCGCAAGTCACTCAGTTTTTACAGGGACAAGCCGACGGCCCGGTACATTTCCATTATCCGGTACAAAATTATCTTGAGGAGTTGTTTAAATGTTAG
- the mlaE gene encoding lipid asymmetry maintenance ABC transporter permease subunit MlaE — MLVNFISALGRNAINFGRALGRAGFLLFGALVGKPQVSKHFPLFIKQLHVLGVQSLLIIMLSGLFIGMVLGLQGYVVLVDFSAETSLGQLVALSLLRELGPVVTALLFAGRAGSALTAEIGLMKATEQLSSLEMMAVDPLRRVIAPRFWAGIIAMPILSIIFIAIGIWGGSLVGVDWKGIDAGSFWSVMQNSVTWGHDILNGSIKSLFFAIAVVWIALFNGYDCMPTSEGISKATTRTVVHASLVVLGLDFVLTAIMFGAN, encoded by the coding sequence ATGTTAGTCAATTTCATTTCAGCCCTCGGACGCAATGCCATTAATTTCGGTCGAGCACTGGGTCGTGCCGGTTTTTTATTATTTGGCGCGTTAGTCGGTAAACCGCAAGTAAGTAAGCATTTCCCTCTCTTTATTAAACAATTACACGTACTCGGCGTGCAGTCGCTATTAATCATCATGCTCTCCGGTTTATTTATTGGTATGGTGCTTGGTTTGCAAGGCTATGTGGTACTAGTTGATTTCTCCGCAGAAACCAGCTTAGGCCAATTAGTTGCCTTATCCCTACTGCGAGAATTAGGCCCTGTTGTGACCGCACTTTTATTTGCTGGTCGAGCAGGCTCCGCACTTACTGCCGAAATTGGTTTAATGAAAGCCACCGAACAGTTATCCAGCTTAGAAATGATGGCAGTAGATCCATTGCGTCGAGTAATTGCACCGCGTTTTTGGGCAGGTATTATCGCTATGCCGATCCTTTCCATTATTTTTATCGCAATTGGGATTTGGGGTGGTTCTTTAGTCGGTGTAGATTGGAAAGGTATTGATGCCGGTAGTTTTTGGTCCGTAATGCAAAACTCAGTAACCTGGGGACACGATATTCTAAATGGCTCAATTAAAAGTTTATTTTTTGCCATTGCCGTCGTATGGATTGCATTATTTAACGGTTATGACTGCATGCCAACCTCCGAAGGTATTAGCAAAGCCACCACCAGAACAGTGGTTCATGCATCATTAGTGGTATTGGGTTTAGACTTTGTGCTGACAGCTATTATGTTCGGCGCTAATTAA
- the mlaD gene encoding outer membrane lipid asymmetry maintenance protein MlaD: MRQTIKYEFWVGLFLLLGIASLVFLGLKVANVQGFSNTKSYQVYATFDNIGGLKVRAPLKVGGVVVGRVSNIELDPKTYLPKVTIVINQEYNKIPETSSLSIKTSGLLGEQYIALNIGFDDGDIAMLKDGDKIVDTKSAIVLEDLIGQFLYGNKDKKTEGEENDAATSN; this comes from the coding sequence ATGCGACAAACAATTAAATATGAATTTTGGGTAGGTTTATTTTTGCTATTAGGCATTGCCTCTCTTGTCTTTTTAGGCCTAAAAGTTGCTAATGTACAAGGCTTTAGTAACACAAAATCTTACCAAGTTTATGCAACTTTCGATAATATCGGCGGACTAAAAGTGCGAGCTCCACTTAAAGTAGGTGGCGTAGTCGTCGGACGAGTATCTAATATTGAATTGGATCCAAAAACCTATTTACCGAAAGTGACTATTGTGATTAACCAAGAATACAATAAGATTCCTGAAACCAGTTCATTATCAATTAAAACATCAGGATTATTAGGCGAACAATACATTGCATTAAACATCGGCTTTGATGATGGCGATATTGCAATGTTGAAAGATGGTGACAAAATTGTCGATACAAAATCTGCGATAGTGCTGGAAGATCTTATCGGCCAATTCTTATACGGCAATAAAGATAAGAAAACGGAAGGCGAAGAAAATGACGCAGCCACAAGTAACTAA
- the mlaC gene encoding phospholipid-binding protein MlaC: MLKLNVKRCLAKTLVIFTALFAVQQVMAEDTPYDLTKQVSDKLFSDIKSSQSKIKQNPNYLKTIVRQDLMPYVHVKYAGSKILGQNYKTVTQEERDRYFAVLDKYIEQVYAQVLTMYSDQSIQIGKIKEESASLAIVNVKVAQPNNQPPLNVDFYWYKNSKTGQWQVYDMTAGGASMVNTKQQEWSPIIRKQGLDALTAQLQKSADTPITLSK, encoded by the coding sequence ATGTTAAAACTCAATGTAAAACGCTGCTTAGCAAAAACGTTAGTAATTTTCACCGCACTTTTTGCTGTGCAACAAGTCATGGCGGAGGATACACCATATGATTTAACTAAACAAGTTTCCGACAAATTGTTTAGTGACATTAAATCAAGCCAAAGCAAAATCAAACAGAACCCGAATTATCTCAAAACGATTGTACGCCAAGATTTAATGCCGTATGTTCACGTGAAATACGCCGGCTCCAAAATCTTAGGACAAAATTATAAAACCGTAACACAAGAAGAACGGGATCGCTACTTCGCTGTATTGGACAAATACATCGAACAAGTTTATGCACAAGTGTTAACCATGTATAGTGATCAAAGTATCCAAATCGGAAAAATTAAAGAGGAGTCTGCTAGCCTTGCTATCGTGAACGTCAAGGTTGCCCAACCAAATAATCAACCGCCTTTAAATGTGGACTTCTATTGGTATAAAAACAGCAAAACCGGTCAATGGCAAGTGTATGACATGACTGCCGGCGGTGCTAGCATGGTCAATACAAAACAGCAAGAATGGAGTCCGATTATTCGCAAACAAGGGCTTGACGCATTGACTGCACAGCTACAAAAATCTGCTGACACCCCAATTACCTTGAGCAAATAA
- a CDS encoding STAS domain-containing protein produces MQEIQSLHWESQVNDGKMTLQLSGELSHNTLLPLWQQRASFLLEGQSSGQTILWDLTQITRIDSAGFALLCEFLQYNQTLLVKEQTQILQNPPSQLLTLADLFGLSDWIAQFIPQNGNR; encoded by the coding sequence ATGCAAGAGATACAAAGTTTACATTGGGAATCACAGGTAAATGATGGTAAAATGACGCTCCAATTATCAGGAGAGTTATCTCATAACACGTTGTTGCCGCTTTGGCAACAACGTGCTTCTTTTTTATTGGAAGGACAATCGAGTGGGCAAACTATTCTTTGGGATTTAACTCAAATAACCCGTATCGACTCCGCCGGTTTTGCATTACTCTGTGAATTTTTACAATATAATCAAACGCTGTTAGTAAAAGAGCAGACACAAATTTTACAAAACCCACCATCACAATTACTAACGTTAGCTGATCTTTTTGGATTATCCGACTGGATTGCACAATTTATCCCACAAAATGGAAATCGTTAA
- a CDS encoding BolA family protein, with the protein METQEIERILKEALNLDEVYVQGEDVHYGVIAVSDQFAGLSKVKQQQMIYAPLLSHISSNEIHALSIRTYTVEKWKRERLLNHPA; encoded by the coding sequence ATGGAAACTCAAGAAATAGAACGCATTTTAAAAGAGGCCCTCAACCTTGATGAAGTTTACGTCCAAGGTGAGGACGTACATTACGGCGTGATTGCAGTAAGCGATCAATTTGCCGGTTTATCTAAGGTTAAACAACAACAAATGATTTATGCACCACTATTAAGTCATATTTCAAGCAATGAAATACATGCACTTTCCATTCGTACTTATACCGTTGAAAAATGGAAACGTGAACGCTTACTTAATCATCCTGCCTAG
- the murA gene encoding UDP-N-acetylglucosamine 1-carboxyvinyltransferase, with product MQKFRVYGQSCLKGTVEVSGAKNAALPILFAAILATEPVTLTNVPDLKDIETTLKILRQLGVFVERNEQGIVHLDASKIDHFVAPYELVKTMRASIWALAPLVARFNQGQVSLPGGCSIGARPVDLHISGLERLGAQIVLEDGYVKAHVNGCLTGTRIVMEKVSVGATLSIMIAATLAKGTTVIENAAREPEIADTAEFLNKMGAKISGAGSDAITIEGVERLTGCQHSIVPDRIETGTFLVAAAISGGRILCKNTKAGTLDAVIDKLREAGAQVDVTEDTVTLDMLGNRPKAVNIRTAPYPGFPTDMQAQFTLLNMIANGTSIITETIFENRFMHIPELIRMGGKAEIEGNTAICHGVEHLSGAEVMATDLRASISLVLAGCIATGETIVDRIYHIDRGYERIEEKLRGLGAHIERFSEENEEI from the coding sequence ATGCAAAAATTTCGTGTTTACGGACAGTCTTGTTTAAAAGGCACAGTAGAGGTTTCCGGCGCTAAAAATGCCGCGTTACCAATTCTTTTCGCCGCAATTTTAGCCACAGAACCCGTAACATTAACCAATGTGCCCGATCTCAAAGATATTGAAACCACACTAAAAATCTTACGCCAATTAGGCGTTTTCGTTGAGCGTAATGAACAAGGTATCGTGCATTTAGATGCATCTAAAATCGATCATTTTGTTGCACCTTACGAACTGGTTAAAACCATGCGAGCCTCCATTTGGGCGCTCGCACCATTAGTTGCCCGTTTTAACCAAGGACAGGTCTCACTACCGGGAGGTTGTTCTATTGGCGCACGTCCTGTGGATTTACATATTAGCGGCTTAGAACGCCTCGGCGCTCAAATTGTGCTTGAAGACGGTTATGTAAAAGCTCATGTAAATGGTTGTTTAACCGGTACTCGCATTGTGATGGAGAAAGTCAGCGTAGGAGCTACACTCTCCATTATGATTGCTGCAACCCTAGCCAAAGGCACAACGGTAATTGAAAATGCCGCACGCGAACCGGAAATTGCCGATACTGCAGAATTCTTAAATAAAATGGGTGCGAAAATCAGCGGTGCAGGTTCTGATGCAATTACTATCGAGGGTGTAGAACGCTTAACCGGTTGCCAACATAGTATTGTTCCCGATCGCATTGAAACCGGGACATTCTTGGTTGCTGCAGCGATTTCCGGTGGTCGCATTCTATGCAAAAATACTAAAGCTGGCACCCTAGACGCCGTTATTGATAAACTACGTGAAGCCGGTGCTCAAGTAGACGTGACCGAAGATACTGTCACGCTAGATATGCTTGGTAATCGTCCGAAAGCAGTAAATATTCGCACCGCACCTTACCCGGGTTTTCCAACAGATATGCAAGCACAATTCACCTTGCTAAACATGATAGCAAACGGTACCAGTATCATCACCGAAACTATCTTTGAAAACCGTTTCATGCACATTCCTGAACTGATTCGTATGGGCGGTAAAGCAGAAATCGAAGGTAACACAGCAATCTGCCACGGCGTTGAACACTTGTCCGGTGCAGAAGTGATGGCAACTGATTTACGCGCCTCTATCAGCTTAGTTCTCGCCGGTTGTATTGCCACAGGTGAAACCATCGTCGATCGTATTTACCATATTGACCGTGGCTATGAACGCATTGAGGAAAAACTACGCGGCCTCGGAGCCCACATTGAACGTTTTTCGGAAGAAAACGAAGAGATTTAA
- the yjgA gene encoding ribosome biogenesis factor YjgA, translated as MAKRKQDDFDWQDEEQEEIIWVSKSEIKRDAEALKKVGEKLVDLTKTQLDKIPLEDTLLEAINLAQRLQKEARRRQLQYIGKLLRSMDVEPIQEALDKLENKHQQQQAMLHKLELLRDELIEQGDNALTKFLTDYPQGDRQQLRNLIRVAKKEKEQDKPAKAYREIFQYLKDLILDV; from the coding sequence ATGGCAAAACGTAAACAAGATGATTTTGATTGGCAGGATGAAGAACAGGAAGAGATTATTTGGGTGAGCAAAAGCGAAATTAAACGCGATGCGGAAGCCTTAAAAAAAGTGGGTGAAAAATTGGTGGATTTAACTAAAACCCAGTTAGACAAAATTCCTTTGGAAGACACATTGCTAGAGGCGATTAATTTAGCGCAACGTTTGCAAAAAGAAGCCCGTCGTCGTCAGTTGCAATATATCGGTAAGTTGTTGCGCAGCATGGACGTAGAGCCGATTCAAGAGGCTTTAGATAAGCTCGAAAACAAACATCAGCAACAACAAGCCATGTTACATAAATTAGAATTATTGCGTGATGAATTGATCGAGCAGGGCGACAATGCATTAACCAAGTTCTTAACCGATTACCCGCAAGGGGATCGTCAACAGCTACGCAATCTCATTCGTGTCGCTAAGAAAGAAAAAGAGCAAGATAAACCCGCGAAAGCCTATCGAGAAATTTTTCAATATTTAAAAGATTTGATACTAGACGTGTAA